Within the [Enterobacter] lignolyticus SCF1 genome, the region CTACGCATCTGCTGCTGATGATTGCGTCGCCGGAGCGGGCCTGCGAGGCGCACATCGAGATCCTCGCGCAGCTTTCCGCAAGGCTGGTGGATGATGACAGCGTGTCGCGCATTCTCGCCTGCCGCTCTGAGCAGGAGGTCATCGACTACTTTTGTCGCCCGGATGAGGCTGGCGAAGAGGCGCCATCGTCCCGGCCGTCGCGCGGGCTCATCATCGGCGTCACCGGCTGCCCGGTAGGGATAGCCCATACTTACCTTGCCGCAGAGATGCTGGAAAAAGCGGCGGCGGAAATGGGGTATGAGGCGATCGTTGAAACCAACGGCTCTATCGGCGTGAAAAACGCGCCGACGCCGGGCGATATCGCTCGCGCAGAGGCCATCGTGGTCGCCTGCGATAAGCAGGTGGATCTCCACCGTTTCAGCGGTAAAAAGGTTGTCATCACCGGTGTAAAAGCGGCGATTAAAGACGCCAAAGGCCTCATCCAGCAGGCGCTGGCGTCAACGCCGCAGCAGGCCAGCGCCACGGCGAAAACCGCCGCTCAGCCGGCATCATCGGCGGGCTCTCAGCTCTATAAATCGCTGATGAACGGCGTCTCCTACATGATTCCTTTCGTGGTCACCGGGGGCCTGATGATCGCGCTTTCGCTCGCATTAGGCGGCGTGCCCACGGCATCCGGGCTTGCCATCCCCGAAGGCAGCCTGTGGAACCAGGTGCTGAACGTCGGCGTGGTAGGCTTCACGCTGATGATTCCCGTCCTCGCCGGATACATTGCCTATGCGATAGGCGAACGCCCGGCGCTGGCCCCTGGGTTCATCGGCGGCTGGATAGCCAATACGGGAACGTTTTACGGCGCCAGCGCCGGCTGCGGGTTCATCGGCGCGATCATCGCCGGGCTGCTGGTCGGCTACTTCATCAAATGGTTAACCCATTTCTCATGGCATAAGATGCTGCAGCCGCTGGTACCGATCATGATTGCCCCAATCGCCGGCACCGCCTTTATCGCCGCGCTGTTCATCTTCGTGATCGGCGCGCCCGTTGCTGACCTGATGGCCTTCCTCAACCATCTGCTGACCAACCTGTCGACCGGCAATATCATTCTGATTGGTCTGGTGATGGGACTGATGCAGGGCTTTGATATGGGTGGTCCTTTCGGCAAGGTGGTGTTCATGTTCAGCGTCGGGCTCATCGCCCAGGGGCAAACCCAGTTTATGGGCGCGCAGGCCGCCGCCATCCCCGTCGCCCCGCTGGGTATGGCGCTGGCGGCGTTCATCGGCAAGCGCTTTAATCTGTTCGATGAAGAGGAATACGAAAACGGCAAAGCCGCCGCCGCAATGGGGCTGGTGGGCATTTCCGAAGGGGCGATCCCCTTTGCCGCCCGGGACCCGCTGTCGGTGATCCCGGCGAATATGATAGGCTCCGCCGTCGCCTGCGTGCTCGGCTTCGTGTTCGGCCTGAACTGTAATGTCGCCCACGGCGGCCCCATCATCGTCTTACTTGGCGGCTTCGATAAACCGCTGATGGCGCTGCTGGCGATGGTCTGCGGCACCATCACGACGGCGGTGATTGCTATTGCGCTCAAACGACTTAAAATGGCGAAAAAACAGCAGATTCTCATTCAATCACAAATCTGAGACAACGGCGGGCGCGCTGACCGGCGCGCCTGAAATGGCGCCATGAAGTATCTCGACATTTATCATCTACTGAAAGAGCAGATCCTCAAAGGCGAGTACCCCGCAGGAACGCCTGTCGAGGGGGAGCATGCCCTCGCGGAACGCTATGGCGTGAGCCGCCCGACGATTCAGAAAGCGGTTGCCCGTCTGAAACGCGAGTCCTTCGTACACACGCGCCAGGGCTCGGGGATCTTCGTCAATCCGCCGGAGTTTTATCAGGACAACAACGTTATCACGCTCTCCGAGCGCATCCATCGCGACCAGACGCTGGACAGCGTGGTGCTGAGTTACGACATCCAACCCGCGGACGATGCGCTGGCATCGCTGTTCGCTCAGGATGCGGGGGCGCTGCTGATTCACTACCGACGAATGCGCATCATCAACCAGCAGCCGGCAATCATTGAAGAGACCTGGATGCCGCAGTCCCTGTTCCCGGATTTTTGCCAGGATACCTGCCGCCAATCGGTCCTGCAGTATATTGAGCAGACCTGCGGTTTCGCCATCAGCCATGACGTCAAAACCTGGTCCGGCACCATGCTTAACGCCGATGAGGCCTGGCTGTTGCGCCTGTCCGAAGGCGAAGTGCGCTTACGGATAAGTCACAAAGTTTACCTGCAAAGCGGCCAGCTGGCGCAGTACACGCTTGAGACGCTGGCTACCAACAGCGTCACCACGGTGTCAATGCGCTAACGGCTGCGCTGCATCAACAAAGCGGGTCATTATTCCACACCGCATCACGCGATTTGCCCTACACTTACCGGTGTTACCTTTTCAGGGAACCCGTTCAGTAGCTTTGATATACGCGAGATAATGCTATGGAATTAAAGGATTATTACGCCATCATGGGCGTGAAGCCGACGGACGACCTTAAAACCATCAAGACCGCCTATCGCCGTCTGGCGCGTAAATACCACCCTGACGTCAGTAAAGAACCCGATGCCGAAGCCCGCTTCAAAGAGGTGGCCGAAGCCTGGGAAGTGCTCAGCGACGAGCAGCGCCGCACGGAATATGACGCCCTCTGGCAGCACCGCAACGACCCGCAGTTCTGCCAGCACGCGCCGCATGGCCATGGCCAGCAGGGCCAGAACTACCGCCCGGAAGACTTCGACGATCTGTTCTCCTCTATTTTCGGCCAGCACGCCCAGCAGTCGCGGCAGCGGCACAGCGCCCGCGGCCACGACCTTGAAATCGACGTCGCCGTCTTTCTGGAAGAGACGCTGGAAGCGCACAGCCGCACCATCAGCTACAGCCTGCCGGTCTATAACGTTTTCGGTATGGTGGAGCAGGAGATCCCCAAAACCCTGAATGTTAAAATCCCCGCAGGCGTGGGCGACGGACAGCGCATTCGCCTGAAAGGCCAGGGCACGCCGGGCGAGAACGGCGGACCCAACGGCGATCTGTGGCTGGTTATCCGCATTGCGCCGCATCCGCTGTTCGACATCGTCGGGCACAACCTGGAGATCGTCGTACCGCTGGCCCCGTGGGAGGCCGCGCTCGGCGCGAAGGTCACGGTGCCGACGCTCAAAGAGAGCATTCTGCTGACTATTCCGCCGGGCAGCCAGGCCGGGCAGCGGCTGCGCATCAAGGGCAAAGGGCTGGTGAACAAGCAGCATACCGGCGATTTGTTCGCGGTGATCAAAATCGTCATGCCGCCTAAACCCGATGCGCAAAGCGCCACGCTGTGGCAGCAGCTGGCGGAGGCGCAATCCGCCTACGATCCGCGCCAGACATGGGGGAAAGCATAATGGCTCAGGTAACTGTCACCTTTACGGTGAGTGAATTTTGTCTGCATACCGGCGTGTCCGAAGAAGATCTGCAGGAAATCGTCGGGCTTGGCGTCATCGAGCCCGCCAGGATCCAGGCCGAGCAGTGGATCTTCGACGATCGCGCCGTCACCGTGGTGCACCGCGCGCTGCGCCTGCGCCGCGAGCTGGCGCTCGACTGGCCGGGCATCGCCGTCACCCTCACTCTGCTGGAGGAAAACGAGCGCCTGAAGCAGGAAAACCGGCTGCTGCTCCAGCGGCTGTCGCGCTTTACCGGCTGACGCAGTCCGGGTTCGGTATGGTACCGGGCCCGGAGTACTGCCCACGCCCCATGCTCTACGCGTTATCCAAAACGCGCTCCAGCTTGTCCACCGTCGCCGCGAATTTGGCCGGATTTTTATCCTTCAGTACAATCAGATTACGCAGTTTCCAGCGAATCGCCGGGAGATGCTGAATTGCAGGATAGCGATACAGCGACCAGTCAGGATTGTTTTGCTTAAAACTGAGTAAAAACTGGCGATCCCTGTCCGTAAGCTGAGATTTCAGCGCCTGCAGCAGCAACGAGGTGACTGACAGGAGCGACTCCAGCGATGTTTCTTGTTGCGTCATCCCGGAAAATTCCTGTGAGTACAGTGTGGAGATCTGCGCCATATCCCAGTTTGGTGCCAGCAACTCGGCAATGGGGCGAGGGTGACCTGCCAGGTAACAGAGAAAACCATCCACTATCTCACGCGTCAGGCCCGGTTTTTCCAGCATATTGAGAACATCAAACAGATCGCGAGGATGCTGACGGTCAAGCGCAGCGCAAATTTTACCGCCGTAAAGATCCGCCAGTGAAACGACATTCATCGTTGTAAAACCATATTCCGCTTCTACCCGTTCGCATACCGGCATTTCTGTTGGTGGTAACAATAATCCGCGCCAGACCGGACTGACTTCAATCTTGATCTGCGCATTCGTTGAGTGGACGACGATGCGCTTTTCATCGGCCTTATTCTCCTGCCGGATAGCCGTGATCCCCGGTCTGCGGTTGAGTGATTCTGTAATACGCATCAAAGCGCTGTTGATGCTCGCCAGATCGGTATCACGATCCACAAAAGTCTTATAGGCCAGATCGATATCCACCGACAGACGGGGAAAATCCTGTACAAACAAATTGATTGCCGTACCGCCTTTCAGCGCAAAGCAGGGTTCCTTCGCCGCATGCGGCAGAGCAATCATCAATAGCCTGACCTGTCGGGCATAACTATCACGTAGATCCATCGTCGGTTCCTTCCGGTTTAAACGCGCGGGGAACGGTAATTTGATAATCCGGCTCAAGCCAGCCGCCGGGAACGATTTGCCGCTTTCCTTTGCCTGTTTCTATACCGTTTTGATTAAGGTACTGAAAATAAGGATGCGCATTACGCTGGGCAAGATAAAGCATCACCCGATTGGTTTTAACCGAATGGCTGGCGCAGAGCAGCGCCTGCAGCTTACGTGGGCTGAGAAGGTTCATCCCCTGATACAGCACATCGGCATGTTCGAATGAGATCAACGAAGGGACGCCGCAGGCGATCTCATAGGCGGCAAGTTCTGATACGCTCCCGGTCAACCGCCTGTCACCCATTTTCAGTTCCAGAGTAAACGGCGTTATATCAACGGTTAAACTCGACGTATACAGTGCGACAAACGTCGCGGATTGTTCAAAGACCGCGAACCACCCCGGCAGTTTGACGTAGGCCGGAAGCGCAAGCCAGACCTGCGGCCTGCCCGGTTCAATGTAGTGCGCGTACCCCTGTAGCCTAAGACTGGTCAGCCCCGCCACCCGTATCTGCTTTCCCCACTGTGTTTGCAGACAATACACCGCATCCACCCAGTCCGGCTCGCGTCCTGTCCGGCAGTAAACGCCATGAGCGAGTCGTCTGAGCCAGCCATTCTGGACATAGAGATAAGAGAGCTTACGGTCTATGCCGTTACGGGTAAGCCATGACTGGAGCAACACCTGGCCGGGAAGGGTGTTCTGCATAAGCCAGTTTATATAACTTGTCAAATGTCGCCTCTATATTGACATTTATTGAAATTTTTAAACTAGTGTAGGTCCTGGGATATCTCGTGGCAATGAATAGTTTATTAATTGAATAGTTGGTCGATTTTTAATCGACATCAAATATAAACTTAAGCGATTTTGGGAAAAGCGCGACAAATATACCCGGTCGGCGTACAGAGACAGATAACATGCCGGAGTATCCGTTAATCATCAGCGTGATTTTGCGAGGCGCATTCCAGATCCGCACTGTGCCGCGCCCGCCCGGCAAAACCGCTTGCCGCCCACGACCGATAGCGATATCGTTCCCTCGCGCCTGCAAAATCAGGCGTCGGGATTGGCATCCTGAATACTGTTACAGGCGACACATGACGCGCCCTGCGTCTTTTTTTGTGTCGTGCGTTCGGTTACACCTCAATGGTGGGATCGGGCGGGGGCGTCGTAAGACGCGCCGGTTTCCTGTAACGCCGGTAATGCCAACTCCGCCCGGTTCCACCACCCGTGAAATTGGCATTTCCGGTGGTGAAAATATAACCCGTTACAGGAGACTACCTATGGCTACAATCCTCATCCAGACGTTTCCCTCTCCTCCAGCCCTGCATCGCGGTACTACCGTGAAGGCGGCGCAATGATGAACCTGACACCTGCAGACCCCGATGCCCGCGAACGGGTTGATCGCGCCAGAGTGCTGACGAATGTCATGCTGGAAAACCCGGATGCAGGACCTAATTACGTCCTGCTGATGATCCTCGCCGAACAGCTCCAGCACCTGCACGATATTTTTGAAGCCGCTGAACGTCATCGTATCCAGGACGCCAGACTACCGTTGTAGCGTATGGCAATAATAAGGGATGTCGAGGAATCATCGGGCGGCACCCGATTAAGGATCCGACGTCCCCATAATGCCAAAACCCGCCCTTCCGGCGGGTTTTTTCCTGCCAAATATCAGGATCAGCCATAAAAATAATCCCCCTGTCGATAACCCCCTGAGCGCCATTTACTCCCCCCGCCGTGCGGCGTATTACTTACCGCGTCCCACCACTACATAGGGGTTAAACACATGAAAATACTCATTGTTGAAAGCGAATTTCTGCACCAGGACACCTGGGTCGGCGCGGCGGTCGCGCGTCTGGCAGAGGCGCTACGCCGCCAGGACGTTGACGTGATGCAATCCACCTCGCTCGACGACGGTTACGCCATCATTGCCGCTAACGAAGCCATTGATTGCCTGATGTTCAGCTATCAGATGGAAGAAAAGGATGAGCACCAGCGCGTGCGCCAACTGCTCGATAAGCTTCACGAACGTCAGCAAAACGTGCCGGTGTTCCTGCTCGGAGAACGCGAGAAGGCCACCGCGCTGATTGACCAGCAGCTGATGGAGCTTATCGATGAGTTCGCATGGATTCTGGAAGACTCCGCGGATTTCATCGCCGGACGCGCAGTGGCAGCGATGAACCGCTACCGCCAACAAATGCTGCCGCCGCTGTTCTCCGCGCTGGTGAAATATAACGGCATCCATGAATACTCCTGGGCCGCGCCGGGCCACCAGGGCGGTGTGGGCTTTACCAAAACGCCGGCAGGCCGCTTATATCACGACTATTACGGCGAAAACCTGTTCCGCACCGACATGGGGATTGAACGCACCTCGCTCGGCTCTCTGCTTGACCACACCGGCGCGTTTGGCGAAAGCGAAAAAAATGCGGCAAGGGTGTTTGGCGCAGACCGCTCCTGGTCCGTCGTCGTAGGCACCTCCGGCTCCAACCGCACCATCATGCAGGCCTGCATGACCGACGATGATGTGGTCGTGATTGACCGTAACTGCCACAAATCCATCGAACAGGGGCTGATCCTGACCGGAGCGAAGCCGGTCTATATGGTGCCAAGCCGTAACCGTTACGGCATTATCGGGCCTATCTACCCGCAGGAGATGCAGCCGGAAGCGTTGCAGGAAAAAATCCGCACCAGTCCGCTGACCAGCGAATATGCCGCGCACAAACCGTCCTACAGCGTCGTCACCAACTGCACCTACGATGGCGTGTGCTATAACGCCAAAAATGCGCAGGCGCTGCTGGAACAGACCAGCGATCGTATTCACTTTGACGAAGCCTGGTACGGCTATGCGCGCTTCAACCCGGTCTATGCCGACCACTATGCTATGCGCGGCGCCCCAGGCGATCATAACGGTCCAACCGTCTTCGCCACCCACTCCACGCATAAGCTGCTGAATGCGCTTTCTCAGGCCTCCTATATTCATGTTCGCGAAGGACGCGGCGCGGTGAACTTCTCCCGCTTCAACCAAGCCTACATGATGCATGCCACCACTTCGCCGCTGTACGCCATTTGCGCGTCAAACGACGTTGCGGTCTCCATGATGGACGGCAACAGCGGCCTGTCGCTGACGCAAGAGGTCATCGACGAAGCCATTGATTTCCGCCAGGCCATGGCGCGCCTGTACCGCGATTTTAGCGACAGCAACGACTGGTTCTTCAAACCGTGGAACAAAGAGACGGTGACCTGCCCGCAAACCGGTCAAGAGATAGCCTTTGAAGATGCGCCTGCCGAACTGCTGGCTCACGATCAGAACTGCTGGATTATGCGCCCGGGTGAAACCTGGCACGGCTTTAAGGATCTGCCGGATAACTGGAGCATGCTCGACCCGATCAAAGTCAGTATTCTGGCGCCCGGCATGGGCGACGACGGCAGCCTGCTGGACAGCGGCGTCCCCGCCGCGCTGGTTACCGCCTGGCTTGGCCGTCACGGCATCGTGCCGACCCGTACCACCGATTTCCAGATAATGTTCCTCTTCTCCATGGGTATCACCCGCGGTAAATGGGGTACGCTTATCAACACGCTGTGTTCCTTTAAGCGCCATTACGATAGCAACGCGCCGCTGTCGCAGGTCATGCCTGAACTGGCCAACCAGCACCCGGAGACCTATGCCGGAATGGGCGTTCGCGATTTGGGCGACAAAATGTTCGCCTGGTTGAAAGCCAACAATCCGGGCGCCAGCCTGAATGCCGCCTACGCCTCCCTGCCGGAAGCGATGATGACCCCGCGCGACGCGTATCAGGCCATCGTGTCCGATAACGTCGAAATGGTCGCCATTGAAGGATTGCAGAACCGCATTGCCGCCAACTCCGTCATCCCGTATCCGCCGGGAATCCCGATGCTGCTGTCCGGAGAAAACTTCGGTAACAGCACCAGCCCGCAGATTGCCTACCTGCGCGCCCTGCAGTCCTGGGATCATGAGTTTCCTGGTTTCGAGCACGAAACCGAAGGCACCGAAATTATCGACGGCATTTATCACGTCATGTGTATAAAAGCCTGAGGTAATCGAGGGCTTTTAGCAACCGACAGTATGTCTAAAAGCCTGGAGTAGTAGAACCAGTAGAACAGTTGAATATAATCCTGAGTATTCTTTTTGCGCGGGTACCCGTCCCGCGCTTTTTTATTTTTTCCGCAACACTCCCTCAGAATTTAAATACAGGGTTCTTTACATAAGAATACCCTGCGCAGCATTGAAATTATTAGCAGGCAGTGTATTTTATCATCTGCACTGTTTTGTCATACAATTTATTATTTATATTCCTGGAGTGTAGGAATGAGACTCAGAAGTCATGCACCGTGTGTGGTGGTATTAACCGATACGGACGTACAGGTTAGCATTAACGATCGCCCATCTTTCATACTACCGGCAAACCACCTGGCTATTTTCTCCTGTAACCATAACAACATCGATCTCTCACATGTCGATAATGCATTAATAGCGCATATCAGCCGTTCGGTGCTGAATGACTATCTCAATTTCCTGGACAAAGATCTTACAAAAATAACGCCATGGCCACGCCTCGCCGAACCAATGTACCAACGCCCATGCAGAACCCCTGCGATTTTTCGACAGGCGGCCCTGCACAGTATCACGCAATCTCATGAAGGCTGTGAAATTGCCCGCACCCGTTCACTCTTGTTTACCGTCCTGTCCATATTTCTGGAACAACCGGGATTTATTTCCTTCCTGATGCACATGCTGCGCAGTAGCGTAAAAGAGAGCGTCAGTCGGCTTATTCAAAGCGATATTCATAAAGACTGGAATTTGAGCCTGGTCGCCAGCACGTTATGCCTGAGCCAAAGCCTGCTGAAGAAAAAACTCAAGAGTGAAAACACCAGCTATAGCCAGATAATCACGGATTGCCGGATGCGCTATGCGGCACAGCAGCTCCTGACCGCCGACAAGAACATCGCTCAGTTGTCACAGTCCTGCGGCTACCGCAGCACATCCTATTTCATCTCGCTATTCAAGACGGTCTATGGCATCACGCCGCTGCACTATGCCACCCGTTATCGTCAGCGCTATCTGATCGCCTGATATTATTATGGCATCAGCCATAATAATATCGATAACAGACATACCCCCTCGACGCCAGTATTAAGTTGATGACGTCATCCGGTATTATTGCTCCTGAATCACATTCAGGAGCAACATCACCATGATCACTATCAGAACAGGAACCTGTTTATGATTTTTATGGTCACTAAAGATGCATTCCTTTTTCAGGGAGTGACGCACTTGCTGAAAAATGAACGCGTGATAAAGCTAGAAAAAATATCCGATCTCAACCATCACGCAGCGGACTCATCAAGCAAAGTAATTATCGATGTCTATCATAACAACGTGATCGATGATGCTACAGTGAGTATGCTGCAGACACTGGAGGTTGGCGGTATCATTATGCTGGCGCCATTCCACATTAGTAAAATAAAGAGTCGTTCGGCACTGTTTTTCGTCAACAGAAAAATGCAGATAGCAAACTGGATATCATTATTGACAGACAGTCGGGCTTCCTATCGCAAGCCCAAAATGGGTTTTTCGCATAACCAATTTAAAATTGTCAGCCATATCTTAAACCAGGAAGATCCAGACGACATCACCTCTGCTCTTAATATTTCAGAGCAAACCTTACGCAGTCAAAAGTTTAATA harbors:
- the cbpM gene encoding chaperone modulator CbpM; the protein is MAQVTVTFTVSEFCLHTGVSEEDLQEIVGLGVIEPARIQAEQWIFDDRAVTVVHRALRLRRELALDWPGIAVTLTLLEENERLKQENRLLLQRLSRFTG
- a CDS encoding AraC family transcriptional regulator, translating into MRLRSHAPCVVVLTDTDVQVSINDRPSFILPANHLAIFSCNHNNIDLSHVDNALIAHISRSVLNDYLNFLDKDLTKITPWPRLAEPMYQRPCRTPAIFRQAALHSITQSHEGCEIARTRSLLFTVLSIFLEQPGFISFLMHMLRSSVKESVSRLIQSDIHKDWNLSLVASTLCLSQSLLKKKLKSENTSYSQIITDCRMRYAAQQLLTADKNIAQLSQSCGYRSTSYFISLFKTVYGITPLHYATRYRQRYLIA
- the cbpA gene encoding curved DNA-binding protein; protein product: MELKDYYAIMGVKPTDDLKTIKTAYRRLARKYHPDVSKEPDAEARFKEVAEAWEVLSDEQRRTEYDALWQHRNDPQFCQHAPHGHGQQGQNYRPEDFDDLFSSIFGQHAQQSRQRHSARGHDLEIDVAVFLEETLEAHSRTISYSLPVYNVFGMVEQEIPKTLNVKIPAGVGDGQRIRLKGQGTPGENGGPNGDLWLVIRIAPHPLFDIVGHNLEIVVPLAPWEAALGAKVTVPTLKESILLTIPPGSQAGQRLRIKGKGLVNKQHTGDLFAVIKIVMPPKPDAQSATLWQQLAEAQSAYDPRQTWGKA
- a CDS encoding nucleotidyl transferase AbiEii/AbiGii toxin family protein → MDLRDSYARQVRLLMIALPHAAKEPCFALKGGTAINLFVQDFPRLSVDIDLAYKTFVDRDTDLASINSALMRITESLNRRPGITAIRQENKADEKRIVVHSTNAQIKIEVSPVWRGLLLPPTEMPVCERVEAEYGFTTMNVVSLADLYGGKICAALDRQHPRDLFDVLNMLEKPGLTREIVDGFLCYLAGHPRPIAELLAPNWDMAQISTLYSQEFSGMTQQETSLESLLSVTSLLLQALKSQLTDRDRQFLLSFKQNNPDWSLYRYPAIQHLPAIRWKLRNLIVLKDKNPAKFAATVDKLERVLDNA
- a CDS encoding type IV toxin-antitoxin system AbiEi family antitoxin domain-containing protein → MTSYINWLMQNTLPGQVLLQSWLTRNGIDRKLSYLYVQNGWLRRLAHGVYCRTGREPDWVDAVYCLQTQWGKQIRVAGLTSLRLQGYAHYIEPGRPQVWLALPAYVKLPGWFAVFEQSATFVALYTSSLTVDITPFTLELKMGDRRLTGSVSELAAYEIACGVPSLISFEHADVLYQGMNLLSPRKLQALLCASHSVKTNRVMLYLAQRNAHPYFQYLNQNGIETGKGKRQIVPGGWLEPDYQITVPRAFKPEGTDDGST
- the adiA gene encoding arginine decarboxylase, encoding MKILIVESEFLHQDTWVGAAVARLAEALRRQDVDVMQSTSLDDGYAIIAANEAIDCLMFSYQMEEKDEHQRVRQLLDKLHERQQNVPVFLLGEREKATALIDQQLMELIDEFAWILEDSADFIAGRAVAAMNRYRQQMLPPLFSALVKYNGIHEYSWAAPGHQGGVGFTKTPAGRLYHDYYGENLFRTDMGIERTSLGSLLDHTGAFGESEKNAARVFGADRSWSVVVGTSGSNRTIMQACMTDDDVVVIDRNCHKSIEQGLILTGAKPVYMVPSRNRYGIIGPIYPQEMQPEALQEKIRTSPLTSEYAAHKPSYSVVTNCTYDGVCYNAKNAQALLEQTSDRIHFDEAWYGYARFNPVYADHYAMRGAPGDHNGPTVFATHSTHKLLNALSQASYIHVREGRGAVNFSRFNQAYMMHATTSPLYAICASNDVAVSMMDGNSGLSLTQEVIDEAIDFRQAMARLYRDFSDSNDWFFKPWNKETVTCPQTGQEIAFEDAPAELLAHDQNCWIMRPGETWHGFKDLPDNWSMLDPIKVSILAPGMGDDGSLLDSGVPAALVTAWLGRHGIVPTRTTDFQIMFLFSMGITRGKWGTLINTLCSFKRHYDSNAPLSQVMPELANQHPETYAGMGVRDLGDKMFAWLKANNPGASLNAAYASLPEAMMTPRDAYQAIVSDNVEMVAIEGLQNRIAANSVIPYPPGIPMLLSGENFGNSTSPQIAYLRALQSWDHEFPGFEHETEGTEIIDGIYHVMCIKA
- a CDS encoding helix-turn-helix transcriptional regulator, which gives rise to MIFMVTKDAFLFQGVTHLLKNERVIKLEKISDLNHHAADSSSKVIIDVYHNNVIDDATVSMLQTLEVGGIIMLAPFHISKIKSRSALFFVNRKMQIANWISLLTDSRASYRKPKMGFSHNQFKIVSHILNQEDPDDITSALNISEQTLRSQKFNIMFKLKLRRMSDIVTLNISPYF
- a CDS encoding GntR family transcriptional regulator, yielding MKYLDIYHLLKEQILKGEYPAGTPVEGEHALAERYGVSRPTIQKAVARLKRESFVHTRQGSGIFVNPPEFYQDNNVITLSERIHRDQTLDSVVLSYDIQPADDALASLFAQDAGALLIHYRRMRIINQQPAIIEETWMPQSLFPDFCQDTCRQSVLQYIEQTCGFAISHDVKTWSGTMLNADEAWLLRLSEGEVRLRISHKVYLQSGQLAQYTLETLATNSVTTVSMR
- a CDS encoding PTS fructose transporter subunit IIABC, encoding MKISDLIHPELICLDLNSTTKHAVFNEMAEYLFRAGKIHQPHAFVQEVLKREATGNTGFEGGVALPHAKCASVLSPAVMIGISREGIDYGAEDDKPTHLLLMIASPERACEAHIEILAQLSARLVDDDSVSRILACRSEQEVIDYFCRPDEAGEEAPSSRPSRGLIIGVTGCPVGIAHTYLAAEMLEKAAAEMGYEAIVETNGSIGVKNAPTPGDIARAEAIVVACDKQVDLHRFSGKKVVITGVKAAIKDAKGLIQQALASTPQQASATAKTAAQPASSAGSQLYKSLMNGVSYMIPFVVTGGLMIALSLALGGVPTASGLAIPEGSLWNQVLNVGVVGFTLMIPVLAGYIAYAIGERPALAPGFIGGWIANTGTFYGASAGCGFIGAIIAGLLVGYFIKWLTHFSWHKMLQPLVPIMIAPIAGTAFIAALFIFVIGAPVADLMAFLNHLLTNLSTGNIILIGLVMGLMQGFDMGGPFGKVVFMFSVGLIAQGQTQFMGAQAAAIPVAPLGMALAAFIGKRFNLFDEEEYENGKAAAAMGLVGISEGAIPFAARDPLSVIPANMIGSAVACVLGFVFGLNCNVAHGGPIIVLLGGFDKPLMALLAMVCGTITTAVIAIALKRLKMAKKQQILIQSQI